The proteins below come from a single Vicinamibacterales bacterium genomic window:
- the mfd gene encoding transcription-repair coupling factor has product MLKTALEQLDTKINATAITGLTSSACALFTAATTRRQTVSLLVVPTDADVDPMTSDTRFFFASLEGCSAPEAELAILPFPSLEVDPYRGLVPHLEVTSARAAALSALVRGKARVVVASVEALLPRVSAPAVMLDASIHLAPGDETSPTLLGDRLLRGGFVRQDPVDGHGEFCVRGGIVDLFPATDDHPVRVEFIGDMIESIRRYDEATQRSIGGVSRVAITPIRERFDNDNNPETLEEEPPAVSVFEYLPTHEYRLLTSEPEEVNTQLTTAYQRLTTAFEDAKTRGEAPRALEQFVANPDDIAQRLRTAVYLNALDYKTSVGDSVHIACQPVIEYRGRLADWITDVQRAHAQGEQVLFVAITGGTLNRAVELLTDHGLSAVIAGAHQPPSRSAVIVTVGQLSRGFRLADAGFQVYAEADVFEEPRQTSDRRRPLPQVFLTDFRDLKVDDYVVHVEHGVGVFVGLRQLEVGGAVQEFMELQYAEATKLFVPVEQLDLIQKYTGGSRPSLDRLGGTTWERAKTRVKKAMRDMAEELLKLYAARKTIPGHAFSEDSHWQREFEDAFRYELTADQATAVADIKRDMEAPTPMDRLLCGDVGYGKTEVAVRAAFKAVMEGKQVALLAPTTVLAFQHVRTLTERFAAFPVTIELLSRFRTRQEQKTVISHAANGRADIVVGTHRLLSRDVTFRDLGLLIVDEEQRFGVAHKERLKQLRRRVDVLTLTATPIPRTLNMSLIGIRDMSLIETPPKNRLAIQTNVARFDRTLIAQAIRHEVERGGQVYFVHNRIESIYSIAELVTRLVPNVKVAVAHGQMSEDVLERCMVSFIDRKCDVLVTTTIIENGLDLPNVNTLIINQADHFGLAQLYQLRGRVGRSDRRAYAYLLLPHADALSAVARKRLAAIREFSDLGSGFRVAALDLEIRGAGNLLGGEQSGHIEAIGFEMYIKLLEETVSRLKGEEILDERRAAVNLKIDLRIDQNYIPDMTQRLTVYRRVAGAKSEDDLAQILSELHDRYGLLPASILTLADYGRLRVRADALGVESIERDHNTVVVKFRPQMVVDSGRVLEMVEEHSDVTLVPPGLLKIDLCAAADSSDAQLTTSAPWWAGRERAGNASLRPSRRDSSAEDALSPSSIFSRVTGVLAELGSTTEIS; this is encoded by the coding sequence ATGCTCAAGACCGCACTCGAGCAGCTTGATACCAAGATTAACGCTACTGCCATTACTGGGTTGACGAGTTCGGCTTGTGCCCTGTTCACGGCGGCCACCACACGACGTCAAACAGTGAGCCTCCTTGTCGTACCGACCGATGCCGATGTTGACCCGATGACATCTGACACTAGGTTCTTCTTCGCGTCACTGGAGGGGTGTTCGGCCCCCGAGGCCGAACTTGCAATTCTTCCGTTTCCATCGCTGGAGGTCGATCCATATCGCGGATTAGTGCCGCACCTCGAGGTCACCTCGGCACGGGCAGCTGCTCTCTCCGCCTTGGTGCGAGGCAAGGCTCGGGTTGTCGTGGCCTCAGTTGAAGCGCTTCTCCCTCGTGTGAGTGCTCCAGCGGTAATGCTGGATGCGTCGATTCACCTTGCTCCGGGGGACGAGACGTCGCCAACGTTACTCGGCGATCGCCTTCTTCGTGGAGGTTTTGTTCGCCAAGACCCTGTTGATGGCCACGGTGAGTTTTGTGTCAGAGGCGGCATAGTCGACCTTTTTCCTGCCACAGACGACCATCCTGTGCGTGTCGAGTTTATCGGAGACATGATCGAGTCGATAAGGCGCTATGACGAAGCGACACAGCGCTCAATAGGAGGGGTCAGTCGGGTTGCGATAACGCCAATTCGAGAACGCTTTGATAACGACAACAATCCAGAAACATTAGAGGAGGAGCCTCCGGCTGTCTCGGTGTTCGAGTATTTGCCAACACATGAATATCGCCTGCTTACTTCCGAGCCAGAAGAAGTCAATACGCAGTTGACGACGGCATATCAGCGATTAACCACCGCATTTGAGGATGCAAAAACACGCGGTGAGGCACCGAGAGCGCTGGAACAGTTCGTGGCTAACCCCGACGATATTGCACAACGGCTACGAACCGCGGTTTACCTCAATGCCCTCGATTACAAGACATCCGTGGGTGATTCTGTGCACATTGCCTGTCAACCAGTGATCGAGTACCGAGGCCGCCTTGCGGACTGGATAACGGATGTCCAACGTGCGCACGCACAGGGCGAACAGGTGTTATTCGTTGCAATAACCGGTGGCACCTTGAACCGTGCTGTTGAACTACTGACCGACCACGGGCTTTCAGCGGTAATTGCCGGCGCCCATCAGCCGCCGAGTAGATCGGCCGTAATAGTAACTGTAGGCCAGCTATCGCGTGGATTTAGGTTGGCTGATGCCGGATTCCAGGTCTATGCCGAAGCCGACGTGTTCGAGGAGCCTAGACAAACGTCCGATCGCCGGCGCCCCCTCCCGCAGGTGTTCCTCACCGATTTTCGTGACCTTAAGGTCGACGATTATGTCGTGCACGTGGAACACGGTGTTGGTGTATTCGTTGGTCTCCGCCAGCTTGAAGTTGGCGGCGCAGTGCAGGAATTTATGGAACTCCAATATGCGGAGGCCACGAAGCTATTCGTGCCGGTGGAGCAACTCGATTTGATCCAGAAGTACACCGGTGGAAGCCGACCGTCGCTTGATCGGCTAGGGGGAACAACTTGGGAACGTGCGAAGACACGAGTCAAGAAGGCGATGCGTGACATGGCGGAGGAGCTTCTGAAGCTTTACGCCGCGCGCAAAACCATACCGGGCCACGCCTTCAGCGAAGATTCGCATTGGCAGCGTGAATTCGAGGACGCCTTCCGATATGAACTAACTGCTGATCAAGCCACAGCCGTAGCCGACATCAAACGCGACATGGAGGCTCCGACCCCTATGGACCGTCTGCTTTGCGGTGATGTTGGGTACGGAAAGACGGAAGTCGCTGTCCGCGCCGCATTCAAAGCAGTCATGGAGGGGAAGCAGGTCGCGTTGCTGGCGCCCACAACCGTCTTAGCTTTCCAGCATGTCAGGACGCTCACAGAACGGTTTGCAGCGTTTCCCGTCACGATTGAGTTACTGAGCCGATTCAGAACTCGGCAAGAACAAAAGACAGTTATTAGCCACGCAGCAAATGGGAGGGCTGACATAGTTGTCGGCACCCATCGCTTGCTCTCGAGGGATGTGACGTTTCGCGACTTAGGATTGCTTATTGTTGATGAGGAGCAACGCTTTGGCGTAGCTCATAAGGAACGACTCAAACAATTACGCCGGAGAGTCGATGTCCTAACACTGACGGCAACACCAATTCCTAGGACGCTCAACATGTCCCTCATCGGTATTCGCGACATGTCGCTGATTGAAACTCCCCCAAAGAATCGATTGGCGATTCAGACCAATGTCGCCAGATTCGACCGCACTTTGATCGCACAGGCGATCCGTCACGAGGTCGAGCGCGGTGGACAGGTCTATTTCGTGCACAACCGCATTGAATCGATCTACTCGATCGCTGAACTAGTGACGCGACTCGTGCCGAATGTCAAGGTGGCTGTTGCGCACGGCCAAATGAGTGAGGACGTTCTTGAACGATGCATGGTGAGTTTTATTGATCGCAAATGCGATGTACTTGTAACAACCACGATCATCGAAAATGGTCTAGACCTACCAAACGTCAACACTTTAATCATTAATCAGGCCGATCACTTTGGTTTGGCACAACTCTACCAGTTGCGAGGCCGGGTCGGTCGGTCAGACCGCCGAGCTTACGCCTACTTGCTTTTACCCCATGCCGACGCACTGTCGGCTGTCGCACGTAAACGCTTGGCCGCGATTCGAGAGTTCAGCGATCTTGGTAGCGGGTTTAGGGTCGCCGCGCTGGATTTGGAGATTAGGGGAGCTGGCAACCTGCTCGGTGGTGAACAGAGCGGGCACATTGAAGCGATCGGGTTTGAGATGTACATCAAGTTGCTGGAAGAGACGGTGAGTCGATTGAAAGGCGAAGAGATTTTGGACGAGAGGCGGGCAGCCGTTAACTTGAAGATTGACCTGCGAATCGATCAGAACTACATACCAGATATGACGCAACGATTGACAGTCTACCGCCGCGTGGCAGGCGCAAAGAGCGAAGATGATTTGGCGCAGATTCTATCCGAGTTGCATGATCGTTACGGCCTTCTACCCGCTTCCATTTTGACTCTTGCTGACTATGGTCGGCTCCGGGTCCGTGCCGATGCGTTGGGCGTTGAGTCGATCGAACGTGATCACAATACAGTCGTCGTGAAATTCCGACCTCAGATGGTCGTGGATTCTGGTCGAGTTTTGGAGATGGTAGAGGAGCACTCAGATGTGACGTTGGTTCCACCTGGCCTCCTGAAAATTGATTTGTGCGCCGCTGCTGATTCTAGTGATGCGCAACTGACCACTTCTGCACCTTGGTGGGCAGGCCGGGAGAGGGCCGGTAACGCCTCGCTACGACCCAGCCGGAGGGACAGTTCTGCTGAGGACGCGCTTTCCCCAAGCAGCATTTTTTCTCGCGTCACCGGCGTGCTGGCTGAATTGGGATCAACAACCGAAATCAGCTAA
- the rfaE2 gene encoding D-glycero-beta-D-manno-heptose 1-phosphate adenylyltransferase, whose protein sequence is MVTMMYDEAIDLVNQTRAAGGSIAFTNGVFDLVHPGHVRYLRKAAAEGDLLIVGLNGDTSARSIKGLGRPIVPATERAEVLEALASVDAVVIFEEPTPEKLIAQLQPDVLVKGADWMADQIVGRETVESRGGRVVRVDIEQGHSTTAIVKRICSLHSELHF, encoded by the coding sequence ATGGTGACGATGATGTACGACGAAGCGATCGACCTAGTTAACCAAACACGTGCAGCAGGCGGATCCATTGCTTTCACGAATGGCGTTTTTGACTTGGTCCACCCTGGGCATGTGCGCTATCTCAGGAAGGCAGCCGCAGAAGGCGACCTTCTGATCGTTGGGCTTAACGGTGACACATCCGCGCGGTCGATCAAGGGACTAGGAAGGCCCATTGTTCCAGCAACCGAGCGTGCGGAAGTGCTGGAGGCACTAGCCTCCGTTGACGCGGTGGTTATCTTTGAGGAGCCAACGCCTGAGAAACTCATTGCGCAGTTGCAGCCCGATGTGCTTGTGAAAGGTGCTGACTGGATGGCCGACCAGATTGTCGGACGTGAAACAGTTGAGTCTCGGGGTGGACGGGTTGTGCGTGTCGACATTGAGCAGGGTCACTCTACGACGGCAATCGTGAAGCGCATCTGTTCCTTGCATTCGGAACTCCACTTTTAG
- a CDS encoding ABC transporter ATP-binding protein — translation MTNVIAVEGVSKVYRRFSRRRQFATLKSALLSGSLISDLRPHETFSALQDVSLTVEKGRTVGVIGSNGSGKSTLLKLVAGIAKPTLGTVRVDGRISALIELGAGFHPEISGRENIFINGIMLGLSKREVTRKFDEIVEFAELEDFIDAPVKTYSSGMYMRLGFAVAIHVDPDVLLIDEVLAVGDQSFTHKCLDKFAEFRRRGKTVLLVTHSLDLVERLCDEAVWLDDGRIRATGDPTRVVDAYLVDVEKAEERQIASADAKTREQARTAGPPTDDHPPDMFQATEGRWGSREVEIVEVSMVGDDDQPSHVFPCGARMSIRLRVRAAKPVGDFVFGISLFNAEGVCCYGTNTALEKLTSERMDGEGEIVFTIDSLDLVAGTYKLDVAVHKRDGYPYDYHRLLHTFRVKSRTNDIGIFRPRHRWKFPDNIRFTGYLD, via the coding sequence TTGACGAACGTAATCGCCGTCGAAGGAGTGTCTAAGGTCTACCGTCGATTTAGCCGTCGCCGGCAATTCGCCACGCTGAAGAGCGCTCTGTTGTCGGGTAGCCTGATCTCTGACCTTCGGCCTCACGAAACATTTTCCGCCCTTCAGGACGTGTCGCTTACTGTAGAGAAAGGGCGGACGGTGGGGGTGATCGGTTCGAACGGATCGGGAAAGAGCACCTTGTTGAAATTGGTCGCTGGTATCGCCAAGCCGACGTTGGGCACGGTCAGAGTCGACGGGCGCATTTCAGCGCTGATTGAACTCGGAGCTGGCTTCCATCCTGAGATCAGTGGGCGGGAGAATATCTTCATTAACGGCATCATGCTAGGCCTGTCAAAACGGGAGGTCACCAGGAAGTTCGACGAGATTGTAGAGTTCGCCGAGCTAGAAGATTTTATTGACGCACCAGTGAAAACCTACTCGTCAGGCATGTATATGCGACTCGGATTCGCTGTGGCAATCCATGTCGACCCGGACGTGTTACTGATTGATGAAGTACTGGCGGTCGGCGATCAGAGTTTCACCCATAAGTGTCTTGATAAATTTGCCGAGTTTCGTCGGCGAGGTAAGACCGTCCTACTGGTAACTCACTCTCTGGATCTAGTGGAGCGACTTTGCGACGAGGCTGTGTGGTTAGACGACGGGCGGATCCGCGCGACCGGCGATCCAACTCGAGTTGTCGATGCGTATTTAGTTGACGTGGAGAAGGCGGAAGAGCGGCAGATAGCCTCTGCCGATGCGAAGACGAGGGAGCAGGCGAGAACGGCCGGACCGCCCACCGATGACCATCCACCCGACATGTTCCAGGCCACCGAGGGCCGCTGGGGGTCACGCGAGGTTGAAATCGTGGAAGTCTCGATGGTGGGTGATGATGACCAACCCTCGCACGTTTTTCCCTGCGGTGCACGGATGTCCATCCGGTTGCGTGTCCGGGCTGCAAAGCCCGTAGGCGACTTCGTATTCGGGATCAGTTTATTTAATGCTGAGGGTGTGTGCTGTTACGGTACCAACACGGCTCTTGAGAAGTTGACCTCCGAACGTATGGACGGTGAGGGAGAAATTGTTTTTACCATTGACAGCCTAGACCTGGTCGCAGGTACCTACAAACTTGACGTCGCGGTGCACAAGCGTGACGGATATCCGTATGACTATCACCGCCTATTGCATACCTTTCGCGTTAAATCGCGTACTAATGACATAGGAATCTTCCGCCCGCGCCATCGTTGGAAGTTTCCAGACAACATTCGTTTCACAGGATATCTCGACTAG
- a CDS encoding ABC transporter permease, with amino-acid sequence MLHNLVRLLRHRSLIQSLVARELKARYRGSVLGFFWSFINPLLLLLVYWFVFSVVLPGIRPIDIEPYALFMFCGLLPWTWFSSSVLEASNVLIAGGNLIKKVLFPAEVLPVVTVLANMIHFLLGLPIIAAALVYFAVPVRPLELLWLPVVVLVQLFFTLGLALIVASLTVHFRDLRDILGNLMTFWFFATPIIYPMSLAPPSGKVLLDLNPFTHLVISYQEILFYDGPFGHWKWLLALGGVSIVLFLLGYFLFDRLRDSFAEEV; translated from the coding sequence ATGCTGCATAACCTGGTTCGCTTACTCCGCCACCGAAGCCTCATTCAAAGCCTGGTGGCCCGTGAACTCAAGGCGCGCTACCGTGGATCGGTTCTTGGGTTTTTTTGGTCCTTTATCAACCCCCTTCTGCTTCTGTTGGTCTATTGGTTTGTCTTCAGCGTCGTTCTCCCGGGCATCCGTCCGATCGACATTGAGCCCTACGCGTTGTTCATGTTTTGCGGTCTTCTGCCTTGGACATGGTTTTCGTCATCTGTCCTAGAGGCGTCGAATGTGCTGATCGCAGGCGGCAATTTGATCAAGAAGGTGCTGTTTCCTGCCGAAGTGCTGCCGGTTGTTACTGTTCTCGCGAACATGATCCATTTCTTGCTAGGGCTACCGATAATTGCTGCTGCACTGGTGTACTTCGCGGTGCCAGTCCGTCCATTGGAATTACTCTGGTTGCCGGTTGTCGTGCTCGTACAGCTTTTCTTTACACTTGGCTTAGCGCTGATTGTGGCGTCGCTAACGGTCCACTTTCGTGACCTAAGAGATATCTTAGGAAACCTGATGACCTTCTGGTTTTTCGCCACGCCTATTATCTATCCGATGTCATTAGCTCCGCCGAGTGGCAAGGTCCTACTGGACCTGAACCCGTTCACCCACTTGGTCATCTCCTATCAGGAGATCTTGTTCTACGACGGGCCGTTTGGGCATTGGAAGTGGCTGTTAGCCCTGGGTGGCGTGTCAATCGTATTGTTTCTCCTGGGATATTTTCTGTTCGACAGGCTACGCGACTCGTTTGCCGAAGAAGTATGA
- a CDS encoding F0F1 ATP synthase subunit epsilon, whose product MVLPSQLTLEVVTPDRSLVSQLVDEVHIPGAEGYFDVLPGHTPLLATMMDVGQLWFRTNQERSFISILSGFVEVQSDRVTVLAKVAERAEEIDVERSRLAKQRAEKRLAERSLDIDVERARVSLHRSLVRIQVAARAQVRS is encoded by the coding sequence ATGGTATTACCATCACAACTCACACTCGAGGTTGTCACCCCAGACAGGTCGCTGGTCAGCCAGTTGGTTGACGAGGTGCACATTCCTGGCGCGGAAGGGTATTTTGATGTTTTACCCGGGCACACTCCGCTCCTAGCGACGATGATGGATGTTGGGCAACTCTGGTTTCGTACGAATCAAGAACGATCATTTATTTCGATCCTCTCAGGGTTCGTCGAGGTCCAGTCCGACCGTGTCACAGTGCTTGCAAAGGTAGCTGAGCGCGCTGAGGAGATCGACGTTGAGCGTTCACGGTTGGCCAAGCAGCGTGCTGAGAAGCGGCTGGCTGAGCGGTCCTTGGATATTGATGTTGAGCGAGCGCGCGTCTCGCTGCACCGGTCGCTCGTTCGAATACAGGTCGCTGCACGCGCCCAGGTCCGCAGCTAG
- the atpD gene encoding F0F1 ATP synthase subunit beta, producing MANVVTVEQKTGKVVQIIGPVIDVEFEGGHLPAIYNAIRVQSHEKDGAGAEIDVIAEVEQHLGENRVRAVAMKPTDGMQRGMQVVDLGEPISVPVGPKTLGRVLNVLGEPVDFPDRPVEANERWPIHRPAPTLEDQSTELEMFETGIKVIDLLEPYLRGGKIGLFGGAGVGKTVIIMELIHNIALKHGGVSVFGGVGERTREGNDLWLEMQESGVINIDEPDKSRAALVYGQMTEPPGARLRVGLSALTVAEYFRDEENKDVLLFIDNIFRFTQAGSEVSALLGRMPSAVGYQPTLLTEMGELQERITSTKKGSITSVQAIYVPADDYTDPAPATTFAHLDATTNLSRSIAELGIYPAVDPLASTSRILDARIIGEEHYEVARQVKQVLQRYKDLQDIIAILGIDELSEDDKLTVSRARKVQRFLSQPFFVAEQFTGLPGKYVPIADTVRDFKAIVEGEHDDLPEQAFYLVGTVAEAIEKAEKMKSA from the coding sequence ATGGCGAATGTAGTGACGGTGGAACAGAAAACCGGCAAAGTGGTCCAGATTATTGGACCTGTTATTGATGTTGAGTTTGAGGGTGGGCACCTGCCGGCGATTTACAACGCGATCCGGGTCCAATCTCACGAAAAAGATGGCGCTGGCGCCGAGATTGACGTCATTGCTGAAGTTGAGCAGCACCTTGGTGAAAACCGAGTACGTGCTGTGGCCATGAAGCCGACTGATGGAATGCAACGGGGCATGCAGGTGGTCGACCTTGGTGAACCAATCTCCGTGCCTGTTGGGCCGAAGACCCTTGGCCGGGTGCTAAATGTACTTGGTGAGCCTGTTGACTTTCCTGACAGGCCTGTTGAGGCGAACGAACGTTGGCCGATTCACCGACCGGCCCCAACTCTTGAGGATCAATCAACCGAACTTGAGATGTTTGAGACCGGGATCAAGGTCATTGACTTGTTGGAGCCGTACTTGCGTGGCGGCAAGATCGGGCTGTTCGGCGGTGCCGGTGTTGGCAAAACCGTCATCATTATGGAGCTTATCCATAATATTGCGCTGAAGCACGGCGGCGTTTCGGTGTTTGGCGGAGTTGGCGAACGAACGCGTGAGGGTAACGACCTATGGCTTGAGATGCAGGAAAGTGGTGTTATCAACATCGACGAGCCTGACAAGTCACGAGCCGCCTTAGTATACGGTCAGATGACCGAACCCCCGGGCGCGCGGCTCCGGGTTGGCCTGAGTGCGCTGACTGTGGCGGAGTACTTCCGAGATGAGGAAAACAAGGACGTCCTCCTCTTCATTGATAACATTTTCCGGTTCACCCAAGCAGGGTCGGAGGTCTCAGCGTTGTTGGGCCGCATGCCGTCGGCGGTGGGCTATCAGCCAACTCTTTTGACTGAGATGGGTGAACTCCAGGAGCGGATTACCTCGACGAAAAAAGGCTCGATTACTTCAGTACAAGCTATTTATGTACCGGCCGACGACTACACCGACCCGGCCCCTGCGACGACCTTTGCTCACCTTGATGCGACGACAAACCTCTCACGATCAATTGCCGAACTTGGTATTTACCCGGCCGTTGATCCGCTAGCCTCGACTTCACGCATTCTGGATGCGCGGATTATTGGCGAGGAACATTATGAAGTTGCCCGTCAGGTGAAGCAGGTCCTGCAGCGCTACAAGGACCTACAGGACATCATCGCCATCCTAGGGATTGACGAGTTGTCGGAGGATGACAAGCTGACAGTGTCACGTGCGCGGAAGGTACAAAGGTTCCTATCCCAGCCGTTCTTCGTGGCTGAGCAATTCACAGGTCTGCCCGGTAAGTACGTGCCGATTGCTGATACTGTCCGTGACTTTAAGGCGATTGTTGAGGGGGAACATGATGACCTGCCGGAGCAGGCGTTCTATCTCGTGGGAACCGTTGCCGAGGCAATCGAGAAAGCTGAAAAGATGAAAAGTGCCTGA
- the atpG gene encoding ATP synthase F1 subunit gamma, translating to MPSLLDVRRRVRAVKSTQQITKAMKMVAASKLRRAQEQILGARPFAHHMLRVLNDMATRVEPSAHPLLREHAVTAGRTLIFVITADKGLCGSFNTNIIKTAERFAVEDPDREVALGLVGRKGRDFFNRRGFDVRYELVNLFAKLSSKDSQAIAETAIDEYMNEKVDTVYLVYNEFKSVLQQRVVVERLLPIGRLVPDDMTTEPVAPTDHDDTAKTELLIDYLYEPAAREIFSTLIPHHVEIQIFRALLESAAAEHAARMTAMDAATKNSGELIEQLTIYMNKVRQAAITREIIEVVSGAEAL from the coding sequence ATGCCTTCCCTTCTCGACGTCCGCCGCCGTGTTCGTGCCGTCAAGTCAACACAGCAGATCACCAAGGCCATGAAAATGGTTGCGGCGTCGAAACTTCGCCGGGCGCAGGAACAGATTCTGGGTGCCCGCCCGTTTGCGCACCATATGCTTCGCGTGCTTAACGACATGGCAACACGTGTTGAGCCATCGGCGCACCCCCTTTTAAGGGAACACGCTGTTACAGCGGGTCGAACCCTGATATTTGTAATCACGGCTGACAAAGGACTCTGCGGTAGTTTCAATACCAACATCATCAAGACCGCCGAGAGGTTCGCGGTAGAGGACCCGGATCGGGAAGTGGCACTTGGGCTGGTGGGCCGAAAGGGCCGAGACTTTTTCAATCGTCGTGGTTTCGACGTCAGGTATGAACTCGTAAACCTTTTCGCCAAACTGTCATCTAAAGACTCACAGGCGATTGCCGAGACCGCGATCGACGAGTACATGAACGAGAAGGTTGACACGGTGTATCTCGTTTATAACGAGTTTAAGTCAGTGTTACAGCAGCGTGTCGTCGTCGAACGTTTACTGCCCATCGGACGGCTTGTGCCCGATGACATGACCACCGAACCGGTCGCTCCAACGGACCATGATGATACGGCGAAGACCGAGTTGCTCATCGACTACCTCTACGAACCGGCGGCACGAGAGATTTTCAGCACGCTGATTCCCCACCATGTAGAGATACAGATTTTCCGGGCGCTCCTGGAATCGGCAGCGGCCGAGCACGCAGCTCGCATGACCGCCATGGATGCGGCGACGAAGAATTCTGGTGAGCTTATCGAACAGTTGACAATCTATATGAACAAAGTACGTCAGGCGGCCATCACGCGCGAGATAATCGAGGTTGTGTCGGGAGCCGAGGCGCTGTAG
- the atpA gene encoding F0F1 ATP synthase subunit alpha, with protein MDIKAEEISKIIRDQIGNYAVNVDVSEVGTVIAIGDGIARLHGVESVMAGEMLEFSHGVFGIALNLEESSVGAVLLGDYTKIREGDTVKRTGRIISVPLGDEMLGRVINALGQPIDGKGPITSNQYRPIEQIAPGVVDRQPVREPLQTGLKAIDAMIPIGRGQRELIIGDRQTGKTAVAVDTIINQKDTGVICIYNAIGQKQSTIAQVVKTLEDAGAMTYTIVVAAAASDPASLLFVSPYAACSIGEHFRDSGRHALCIYDDLSKHAQAYREISLLLRRPPGREAYPGDVFYLHSRLLERAAKLSDTRGGGSLTALPIIETQAGDLSAYIPTNVISITDGQIFLESDLFHQGVRPAINVGNSVSRVGGSAQVKAMRQVAGTLRLDLAQYRELAAFAQFGSELDKATQAQLSRGQRLVELLKQPQYEPLAVEQQIMIIFAGTTGLLDEVAVTDVQKFERELYRFVETRHSAICAAIREKSQLDEQLKTDLTAAIKEFTADFVANRKTEAA; from the coding sequence ATGGATATCAAAGCTGAAGAAATTTCTAAAATAATCCGCGATCAAATAGGGAACTACGCGGTCAACGTCGACGTGAGCGAGGTCGGCACCGTAATTGCCATCGGCGACGGCATTGCAAGGCTGCACGGTGTTGAAAGCGTCATGGCTGGTGAAATGTTGGAGTTTTCTCACGGAGTTTTTGGCATCGCGCTTAACCTCGAAGAATCAAGCGTTGGTGCTGTATTGCTCGGTGACTACACCAAGATCCGCGAGGGCGACACCGTGAAACGCACCGGCCGGATTATTTCGGTGCCGTTAGGTGACGAGATGTTGGGCCGTGTTATCAACGCTCTGGGCCAGCCAATTGATGGCAAAGGGCCGATTACGAGCAATCAGTACCGGCCTATCGAACAAATCGCCCCTGGCGTGGTCGATCGCCAACCGGTTCGTGAGCCACTGCAAACTGGTCTAAAGGCGATCGACGCCATGATTCCGATCGGCAGAGGCCAGCGAGAATTGATCATTGGTGACCGCCAGACTGGTAAAACCGCTGTAGCCGTTGACACAATCATTAATCAGAAGGACACCGGCGTTATTTGCATCTATAACGCTATTGGGCAGAAACAGTCCACAATCGCCCAAGTCGTTAAGACCCTTGAAGACGCGGGTGCGATGACCTACACAATCGTTGTCGCTGCAGCTGCTTCGGACCCGGCATCGTTGCTTTTTGTTAGTCCGTACGCAGCATGCTCAATCGGCGAGCACTTCCGAGACTCCGGACGACACGCCCTCTGTATCTATGATGATTTATCAAAGCACGCGCAGGCCTACCGCGAGATCTCGTTGCTTCTGCGTCGACCGCCTGGCCGTGAAGCCTACCCAGGTGATGTTTTCTATCTGCACTCCCGGTTACTTGAGAGGGCGGCCAAGCTGAGTGACACACGGGGCGGCGGTTCTTTGACTGCCCTGCCTATCATTGAGACCCAAGCCGGCGATCTTTCGGCCTATATTCCAACCAACGTTATCTCAATCACCGACGGCCAGATCTTTCTTGAGAGCGATCTGTTTCACCAAGGCGTGCGACCGGCGATCAATGTTGGCAACTCTGTTTCGCGAGTCGGGGGGTCGGCGCAAGTCAAGGCAATGCGCCAAGTGGCCGGCACGCTTCGGCTCGACCTCGCGCAGTATCGAGAACTGGCGGCCTTTGCACAGTTTGGTAGCGAGCTAGACAAAGCGACTCAGGCCCAGCTCTCGCGGGGGCAGCGACTAGTCGAACTCCTCAAGCAACCCCAGTATGAGCCACTGGCTGTCGAGCAGCAGATAATGATTATCTTTGCTGGCACCACTGGGTTGCTCGATGAGGTAGCCGTGACCGATGTTCAAAAGTTCGAACGAGAACTCTATCGGTTTGTCGAAACACGACATAGTGCTATTTGCGCAGCGATTCGAGAGAAGTCACAGTTAGACGAACAGCTCAAAACTGATCTGACCGCTGCCATCAAAGAGTTTACTGCCGACTTTGTGGCCAATAGGAAAACTGAGGCAGCTTGA